A DNA window from uncultured Methanoregula sp. contains the following coding sequences:
- a CDS encoding OB-fold nucleic acid binding domain-containing protein gives MQDTKTDDVLVYRLGAGCDLADIEEGNTYQGKVQGFATFGMFVQINDRIKGLVHKSNMKSEHKEKDSVLVRVRQIRPNGNIDLEEVQIQVYQVQNVERKSTTVRISDLSGKVGKTVAVEGEIAQVKQTSGPTIFTIVDETGSQNAAAFVEAGVRAYPQAELGNIVKIIGEVMMRNGQLQIEVDALTVLSDEEAGAVRVRIEKALDARAEPEDIPLLVESDVLERLRPEMRKVAKLIRKAIFTNQPIILRHHADADGICSAVAIEQAVVSLIRESGGDFDAEYFLFKRAPSKAPFYEIEDITRDLDFSLKDNVRYGQKIPLVILTDNGSTEEDEPSYKIASVYDIPFIVVDHHHPDATIDKYLQAHVNPYHVGGDFGITAGMLGTEVARLINPKVEPLIRHLPAVAGVGDRSEAPERALFLALVRDQYSEDACKDIALALDYEQFWLRFNDGREIVKDILNITGNTERHKKLVALLVDGANTMIEDQMSASMPHVVPRVLKNEANLFLLDVEIHAHKFTFPPPGKTSGEVHDRLCRQNAGKPVVTIGFGPDFAVLRSRGVLMNIPKMVRELRNEIPGGGISGGGHLVVGSIKFVEGMRDVVLEALIAKIADAQIQRTS, from the coding sequence ATGCAAGATACCAAAACGGATGATGTACTCGTATACCGGCTCGGGGCCGGCTGCGATCTCGCGGATATCGAAGAAGGGAATACATATCAGGGAAAAGTCCAGGGGTTTGCAACCTTCGGCATGTTTGTCCAGATAAACGACCGGATCAAAGGACTTGTCCACAAGAGCAACATGAAAAGCGAACACAAGGAGAAGGATTCGGTCCTTGTCCGGGTCCGGCAGATACGCCCGAACGGCAACATCGATCTCGAAGAAGTCCAGATCCAGGTGTACCAGGTCCAGAACGTGGAACGCAAATCCACGACCGTGAGGATCAGTGACCTCTCCGGTAAAGTCGGCAAGACCGTTGCAGTTGAAGGAGAGATAGCCCAGGTCAAGCAGACCAGCGGCCCCACCATCTTTACGATTGTTGACGAAACCGGCAGCCAGAACGCTGCCGCATTCGTGGAAGCCGGCGTCCGGGCATACCCCCAGGCCGAACTCGGGAACATTGTCAAGATCATCGGCGAGGTCATGATGCGCAACGGCCAGCTCCAGATCGAGGTCGATGCCCTGACCGTTCTTTCCGATGAGGAAGCCGGTGCCGTCAGGGTTCGGATCGAGAAAGCCCTGGATGCCCGGGCAGAGCCGGAAGATATCCCCCTGCTGGTTGAAAGCGATGTCCTGGAACGACTTCGCCCGGAAATGAGGAAAGTTGCAAAACTCATACGAAAAGCGATCTTCACGAACCAGCCGATCATCCTGCGCCACCATGCTGATGCTGACGGCATCTGCTCTGCGGTAGCGATCGAGCAGGCCGTAGTCTCCCTGATCCGCGAATCAGGCGGGGATTTCGATGCCGAGTACTTCCTCTTCAAGCGGGCACCGTCAAAAGCTCCGTTCTACGAGATCGAAGACATCACCCGGGACCTGGATTTCTCCTTGAAAGACAATGTCCGGTACGGCCAGAAGATCCCGCTCGTGATCCTGACCGACAATGGTTCGACCGAGGAAGACGAACCCTCCTACAAGATCGCAAGCGTTTACGACATCCCCTTCATCGTGGTCGATCACCACCACCCGGACGCTACCATCGACAAGTACCTCCAGGCCCATGTCAACCCGTACCATGTTGGCGGGGATTTCGGGATCACGGCTGGGATGCTCGGGACCGAAGTGGCCCGGCTCATCAACCCGAAAGTCGAGCCGCTGATCCGGCACCTGCCGGCGGTTGCCGGTGTCGGGGACCGGAGCGAGGCCCCCGAGCGGGCGCTCTTCCTTGCCCTTGTCCGCGACCAGTACTCCGAGGATGCCTGCAAGGACATCGCCCTTGCTCTCGACTACGAACAGTTTTGGCTCCGGTTCAATGATGGCCGGGAGATCGTAAAAGATATCCTCAACATCACCGGCAACACTGAACGCCACAAAAAACTGGTTGCACTCCTTGTTGATGGCGCAAACACCATGATCGAGGACCAGATGAGTGCTTCCATGCCCCATGTTGTCCCGAGGGTGCTCAAAAACGAGGCCAACCTCTTCCTTCTCGATGTGGAGATCCATGCCCACAAGTTCACGTTCCCCCCACCCGGCAAGACGAGTGGTGAGGTGCATGACCGGCTCTGCAGGCAGAATGCCGGAAAGCCGGTTGTCACGATTGGCTTTGGCCCGGACTTTGCCGTGCTGCGCTCACGCGGCGTGCTGATGAACATCCCCAAGATGGTGCGGGAACTCAGAAACGAGATCCCCGGCGGCGGAATCAGCGGGGGCGGGCACCTTGTGGTAGGCAGCATAAAATTCGTGGAAGGTATGCGCGATGTGGTGCTCGAAGCGCTGATTGCAAAAATCGCGGACGCACAGATCCAGAGAACCTCATGA